The nucleotide window GACCAATGAATATCCTACCAACGTTGATGTTTTGTATGTCGTCTACGGCTATATGGGCGGAAGAACCAGTTCGGGCAAATGTTTTTGGCGCTCATTCCGGTGGCTCTGTAACTTACCATTACCAATTAGAAAACAATTCGGGAAGATCGATTACAGAGTTTTTGCTCGGAAAATCGACTCTTCTCGGTGGCATATCGCGAGAAATAGACGCACCGTTAAGCGTTTATCCCGTAGGAGCTGTTCCAACAGTTGACGACGAAAATCTTACTCCGGGTGAAAACACGGCGCCGTCTCTGTGGGACGCATTCCTACAACTTGATAATTCATTGAAGTACTTCTATAGCTGGCGTACAAAAAGTGGAGCCATTGCGGCAATCCGGGACGGCGAAAAATCGGATTTCAGTCTCAAGCTCACTACTGATGACAGTGCAGGTTATGATGGATTCTTTTCAGTAATGTACGGCGAGTCTAAGTCACCAAAGTATTACACTGCCGAACTACATAAATTGGATGTGTCACCGCCAACTGTTGATATTGCCATTAACAAAGACGTTTTGTGGCCACCTAATAATAAAATGACTGAAATTGTCGTTAGTTCAAGCGTATCTGACGACTATGACCCAGAGCCGCTGGTCATACTGGAATCGATTACTTCTAATGAGACCTTACAAGATGGAGATATTCAAGACGCCGCATATGGAACTAGTGATCTTCGCTTTAACTTGAAAGCCACCCGGAATGGAAACAACAAAGATGGTCGTGTCTATGTTGTTACATATTTAGTGAAGGATGGAACCGGTAATTCTAGTAGAGGCGTCGCTAAAGTGATTGTTCCGCATGATCGGCGATAAATTGTCTACTTACTTAGACAAGCGAACAATTTGTCGAAACTTGGCGTTATTAAAGGGCAGCATTTTTTCGTAATGCGTCTATCAGCGGTTGCAACACAACACCGCAACGACTGACCCCTTAGCACTCTAACACTAATATCTACGGCATTCCCACAACTATCCGATATACCCAATCATACACACCAAAGGACTACACCTAGGCATTAAACTTAGAAATTTATTTATCCTAAAACCCAATGCTATCCCGATGATAACGTAAACTATTTTTCGCTTTTTTAGGAGGCAGTGCTCCGTTTTGGTTAGAATTGAAGTCGACCAAAACACCAATCCACACAAAAATGGGATAGAACCACTTCATCAGGCCTAAGGGATATTCCTGCGAGTTTTTTTCTTTACGATAGTAGCCCAGCATCTCTAAGGAGATCATGCCGATGACGTCAACCTTGTTGTCGGCCAAATGCTTTGCATGTACATAGCTCCCCATTTCCGTGGTACGAAAGAAGGGTGGTTCTTCCAAGGTGTAGGCAACGAGATCGATACGCTTTTTGAGGGTGGATTCGTGTTGCTTCAGGAACCTGGCAATCGCCAATAAACCCGCCACGCCACTGGCGTTGTCATCCGCGCCTGCCTGAAGGCCATAGGAATCATAGTGCGCGCCGACAATGAGTCTTTTTCCCTCTTTCGGGCCGAAGGAAACGATGATGTTTTCAACTTCGTCTGTTTCGCCTATGGCATATTGTTGTCGTTGGACATCGTGCCCTTGCCTCTCCAGTTCTTGACGGATAAATAATGCCGCCGCTTCCAATCCCCTGGCCTGATCAAAATTGCGGGGGCCGATGTTGACGGAGAGTTCGTGGACGATGCTTTGTAGGTATTTGGAATCTATCTGGATGTCATTCGCGTTTAGTTGTGAGAATGCGACGTTGGGGAAGATGGTGATGATGATTAGAAATATGGTTTGTTTCATACGAAAGTACTTTGCGACCGCTGCTGTTGCCTATTCTAGTGGTCTATCATCCTTATCAACAAAGACATTTATCGGCTCAACTTGTTACGCATTTATTTGCTGACATAGGCTTTCTTTAATAAGTCGATTTTATGCTGTCGTTGTCTGTATCTTTCGATCTTTGAGTTACTACTGGTCGATACTTTACTTCTATATTGACCAGTCTTATTGGCAACCCCTTGGTCTATATCAGCGTCGTCCCATTCAAATTTTATATCGTGGCTGCCGTATTCTGTAAAAGGCAACAAAGTATTTACTGTGAACGTCCCTACTGAATCTACAGATAAAGCCGTTTCCGTCGTAGAGTCAATTGAGGATAGAATGACCGTATCGCCATTTAGATACGTTGAATCAATGTCTACAATTGCGTCTGCGGCATCCCTTGTTACAAAATGAACTTGTCCAAATATGAGACCTTTTGTTCCGGTGTTTTTTACCTCTCCCAGATACTCTAGGTCGCCGAGCGAGTCCTCTGCAACATTCACAACCCCCTTTATGGCTAGTTTTGCTTTCGGTGTTGAGACGTCAGATGCAATGTCAAATGAATATTTACAGTTGTATGAAGAAAACTCATTTTTTGAAATAAATGGCCATATTTCAAAAACTCCGACCTCTGAAGGCCTTAAGGCCGTATTTGTTGCGATTCCTGTTTTACTCAATATCACATTGG belongs to Gammaproteobacteria bacterium and includes:
- a CDS encoding M28 family peptidase; its protein translation is MKQTIFLIIITIFPNVAFSQLNANDIQIDSKYLQSIVHELSVNIGPRNFDQARGLEAAALFIRQELERQGHDVQRQQYAIGETDEVENIIVSFGPKEGKRLIVGAHYDSYGLQAGADDNASGVAGLLAIARFLKQHESTLKKRIDLVAYTLEEPPFFRTTEMGSYVHAKHLADNKVDVIGMISLEMLGYYRKEKNSQEYPLGLMKWFYPIFVWIGVLVDFNSNQNGALPPKKAKNSLRYHRDSIGF